The genomic region tgatacgtgagcattcatattttaccttttatatattaatagtgtatccatgtctagtgctcgagtatatatgtttatgcatgcttgtatgctaaatttcgtcgttagatagttttatgttgaatcacgaatttaatacatatactactgatataaggtatatgatatgtatgttattggaaagctggcgaaaaattaataacttttcatttagaattcgcgtgatttcgatgaacgaattaaaagctaTAGTCAAccaaattatgattgacgttaattgaaattgcttttgaatctgcaaattaatatttaaccaacttgtttataagattaataaattggatttttggatactactagtcgagtaaatggaTTCTTATATAAAacatgtctcgttttgttaaacaattgtcaaagttgactttttgagatgaattttgttaacttttgcatgtcggtctcgagcattaggattgtgatacactatgacctaacctagcttgttagacatgtattgaccaacttatgttctctaggttgagatctacggttattttgcatttcgagtttcggtcacatttcggtgaatgaccttatgtgctgctaaggtgagtttcatatgctccctttttaattgcttttgcaatctatatttttgggctgagaatacatgcactttattttaaatgcaatggatacaagtacatactaaattctacaccgagtttgaaccgaaaatcccttttagtaactagtaactgccggttataagaactggtgggcgcgagtagttatatatggatccatagggcttgacatccccgtctgttccaggtatagaaaccctagcctgaactataaaacagacgtatgctatttgtggttagtacacgttggtttgcgtgtattgtacattttggttgcatgtatgttaaaacaggggtacttattatatagacgttaaagtttagttaccagggtgctcaattttgtagaatattttgataaacgtttctggatgaaacaactgaaatcttgtgatccacctttatatacagattatgcgcaacattaaaactatgaactcaccaacctttgtgttgacacttttaagcatgtttattctcaggttcctagaagtctttcgctatttgcttatatgtgatacaagctatgtgcatggagtcatacatgctttattcgagaaaacgttgcattcacaaaatcatcaccatgtatcttattttgactgcattatcaacggatgtaataTTGTAAACTactaattacggtgattgtctatatgtagaaatcatcaaacgtcaaaaaccttggaatttgataataaattatgatgtgccttttcaaaagaatgcaatgtttacaaaacgtatcatgtagaggtcagtacctcactgtgaaatcgatgaatgatgtattcgtccaaatggatttggacgggtcatcacacagcCTGTGATGTTACCCCATCAGTAAAGATGCTgttgattgctcttcccttgttgtTTGACTTTTGTGGAAACTTTCCATGGAGTGGATGCCCTATTGGATAGCCAATATTCTTGTAACATTCATCACTTGTATGTCCTTCTCTGAAGCAGGTGCTGCACTTTATTCCAGTCTTGAAGGTTGATCTCCTTTCTGTGTTAACAAGTGGTCTTGTGAACTTTTGATGATTGTTGTTTGCGTATGACCTTGGTGTGTTGCTGGTTATAGACATGACTGCAGGTGCATTAGGCTTTGGTAATAAACCCTCTCTCTGCTTTTCTTCGTGTTTAATCATGCCATATGCTTTGGCTGTGGTAGGAAGTGGTTGTATGAGCAGTATCTGCCCTCTAACATTTGAGTAGCTGTCATCAAGTCCCATTAGGAATTGAAATAACCTTTTTCTTTGTTCCCTTTCTCCATTTTGTTTACCATTCTCACATGTGCATGAGCAAGTGTACATGTATGGTGCTTCCAGTGAGTCTGTTTCATCCCAAAACCCTTTGAGTTTGTGATAATAAGCTTCAATTGAACTGTTGTTCTGCTTTAGCTGTGCAACATCATTGGCTAGCTGATACACCCTATGTGCATCAATTTGTGAGTAATGTTCTTGCAATTCAAGCCATACATCCTTTGCAGAACTTACACAATTTAAGCTATTACTTATTTCTTCTGTTAGTGTGTTCAAGATCCAGGAGATGATCATATCGTTGTTTCTCTCCCAAAGTGGCCTTAGGATTGAATCTTTTTCTGGTTCTCTGTATTCACATGTGAGTATCTTTAGCTTGTTCTTGGCATTGAGTGCAATCATCATGGACCTCTTCCAGTTGCCATAGTTATCTGAACCAGTTAGCTTCCTTGAGATGAGAACTAAACCAGGATGATCGTTTTGATGAAGATATAATGGATTATTCGATGAATTTGTGTCTTCAATGTTCATTGATTCGTTGTTAGTTAATGATATTGTTGGTGAATTTTCGATGTGATCAGACTTTGTTTTGAGGTTTTTGGTTGCGGAATTTTATCAAACAGTTGATGTGCATGAATGATTTATTTTGATTTGCAGGATTGAGCTGACGCTCTGATACGATAAAGTGGATTGAAGATGTAGATGAAGATTAAGAATGGAGAAGAAGATGAAATGTAAGAATTGTATATTATCAACTAACTAAAAAAGAATTAAAGAATGATCCTATTTATCTTATTACATCTCAATGAAGAAGAACTACCAACTGCTACATTTAACCAATTAACCAACTAACTGATTCTGTTACATACGGTTACAATAAATAAGTGAGTGTAGATGCTTGATGTAAGTTGACCTTGTCTTGGCTTGACTATCGTTGACTTCAGTCTTGGCCAGAGAGTTTATGGAGTGTGTTGGTTGATCAGCTGTATAAATAGAAGGTGTATGATGTAATACACCTTTAGAACATGAGTTCATTTTGTAAAATAACTAGCTACAGAATGGGCCGCCGATTGCCGCACCACCGTTCGTAATGTATTCGGTGGTGCACGTTTATGTAGTTGGGTGGTTATTATAATCTACATAGCTATAGTTATTTACATATCAAAAATGGCTATCATAGGAGTTCAGATAAGTACACAACAAAGTTTATTTTGTTACAGACATAAGTGTTTACTTTTACTTTATAATTCTACTTTCTACTCCTTGAATTCCATGCTTTTATCTTCGGGGAATAATGCTCTATTTGTTTATTGTTTGCGGCTTTCTTTATCTTGTTTGTATAGGATGTCTATTGCGGTAGTTGCAGTTGCGGGTTTGTTTACTTCCGAGTGCTGCGTTTCTAGATAATGGTTTACCGATGTTAGTATTATGTGTTGTAATATTTTTGATTTAACGTGTGTGTTTGTGTTATACCTGGCGCGTCGTTTTTGTCTAGCGTAATTTTTTGGTAGTGGTGTTGTAGTGTCTGCTATGTTTGTGGTTGGTGGGTAGTGTTTGTAGAATATGAATTTTGGTTTTTCTTTTTTACTTGGTTGAAATGAAATTGGAAAGTGTGTCTTGTCCCTTCTTGGTTTTTAATTGCTTGTGGCAGTATTTTTAGATTGTCATATCCCACTGTGGTGACCATTGTTTGAACAATCTATCCCGACTAACTTATCTGTCAACGGTGAGAAAAACATGAGCATATCAGCTCCCGATTCATCTGTAAATGGTGCCTTTAAGTTGTAACTATCATAGGGTAAGTATAAATATTATGTATCGGGAAACGAATATTTTGGCAGATTTGATGTATTACATCTTACAGAAGCTTCAGCTGGTATATATTTTTGTAGATTGTCTTTTAGGACTAAGTGATGACAACACTGCGTAGCGAAAACAGTGCAAAAACAGGATGATTTTTTTAGCTTCTGATACTTATATAAGAAAATGCATATCTTAATTTACAATAATTAAAAAAACATGTGTTTGTGATTATACAGTGAAAGGAAAAAAAAGCTTCTAACTAAGAATCGAATGTGGGTTCCTTTGGAAACAAAATCTCCCCATTTACCATATGTACTACCGGGGCATACATATTGCAAGGTTTAAAAATAATATAGAACAAATTCTATAACATGTATAAACGACACGTAACTAAAATTAAACGACACAAAAGTGCTAGATTAAACAAAAATTAAACGACACAAAAGTGCTAGTTTAAACAGTGTAAGAAATGGATATTTATGGATGAGAAAAAGGACTGGACTGGTAAGAGTTGAATTGTTTACCTCATGATACATATGACTAGAGATGATAGAGGAACAACAGATAACTCAGTTGAGGTACAATCATCATAATCAGATGGTCGTGATGatgataataatcgtgatgaaGGAATGTCAACGGACTGAGAAGAGACGGGTAACGAGACTTGTGAATCGTCATAATTTGAGAATGCCAACAACACAAGATCAGTAGGTGTCATCACTTCAGAGTAGGAAATACTTCCTCATCAGATTTGAGCATGATTGATGATGTGATTCGACCACTAGCATTGTGAGACAACGATAACTTTTATACTAAGGATTATCCCCCAAAAAATACATCAGTATTGTGAGGTGCTAATTCATGAGGAGATTTGTGACGAAGATACGAGAAAATCGGACATCTAAATGTTTGGAAACTGCAGTAAGTCGGAGTAGTAGAAAACAATAAATCATACGAGCTCTTAGATTTTAACCCAAGTGATGGGAGACGGTTAATAATATATGTGGTAGTAGCCATAGCGTCTATCCATAAGGATTCAGGGGAATTTGCATACGATAACGTAGAAAGTCCGGTCTCAGTAATGTGTCGATGCTTACGTTCAACACTCCCAATGTGTTGAGGGGTGTATGGATAAGACATCAGGTGATGAATGCCATTATCAAGAAGAAGTGAGTGAATCCGTTGCTTTAAGAACTCAATACCTCCATGACTTTGAAAGTTTTTAATATTGCAACCAAATTGATATTGAACAAGCTTCAATAAGGCAACAAATTAATATATCATAAAACTAAGTCTTGGTTATAAGCAGGTAAAACCAAGTAAATCGTGAGTAGTTATCTACAAATAACATAATATCGTTAACCATGTGTAGAAGTGGCAGGTGTCGGGCCCCTATAGATCACAACGAATTAAGTCTAAAACACTAGACGACCGTTTCTCATAAATATCAAAAGATAAAAGCTTGAATTTAGAAAGTTGACATGAAGAACATAAACTTGGTATCAACGAAACCCTTAATTGTCCTTACTTATTCAATAAGGAAATAACATCAAAATTTACATGCCCTAGTTGACGATGCCAAAGGTCATATGATCCACGTAAATTGCGAGTATATAAGTGTGATATGAATGTCTTTTGTCCTCGCTCAAGTACGTACAACTCGTGATGCTTTCTACCCGTGGCTAAATCGATTTTGTGTAGTTGTTCTCAATTAGAAACAACTTATTTAGAATAAAATGTCCAAAGGATGATCATTTGTAAGTTTGTTTACCGGAAGTAGGTTTTTAGTAAGCAACTTGATATCATTAGAAATAGTAGTAAAACGGTGGTGAGTAATGGCCAAATTCGTATCATCACCTATAGTGACTTTATCAGTAAATGTGTAAGGAGTTTGAGAATCCAAGATAGAAGATGATGGTGTCATGTGAGCTGTAGCACAAGATTCCATACACCAAACAGGTGTGTAACATGATAACCGACTTGAAAAGCCTGTGCAAGATTCACATTATCGCCATGACGAGCATATGATGGCAACTTAGGGCAAACAGTCGTGTAATGTCCATTAGTTCCGAAGAGTTGACAATGAGGGATCGACCTCGGTGTGTTGAGAAATAATATTATCGTTGCGACGACATCTTCCATAGTTGCTACTTGGGAAGGTACAAATGGATTTAGATGAAAAGGACCGGGCAATAAAAGCAGTCATGAAAGATCTGAATAATAACAAAAGAGAACTATAAGAACAAGTATAAAGGATAACTGAAATGCTTGATATACTTGCTAGACTCACATGAGGAATGATCGAAAAAAGATAAGAGAGGAAACAAAAGTCACTTTAAAGTCGGTGGAATAAAATTAATACGAAAGCACCGATCGTAACCTTAAGGTTGCAAACACATGCCGTTgataagaaaagagaaaagaagcaGACGTATTTTAGATGATCGTGAGAACTAGATAGAGAAATTAGACTGGTATGATATAAGGAAATACTAAT from Rutidosis leptorrhynchoides isolate AG116_Rl617_1_P2 chromosome 9, CSIRO_AGI_Rlap_v1, whole genome shotgun sequence harbors:
- the LOC139868766 gene encoding uncharacterized protein; this encodes MNIEDTNSSNNPLYLHQNDHPGLVLISRKLTGSDNYGNWKRSMMIALNAKNKLKILTCEYREPEKDSILRPLWERNNDMIISWILNTLTEEISNSLNCVSSAKDVWLELQEHYSQIDAHRVYQLANDVAQLKQNNSSIEAYYHKLKGFWDETDSLEAPYMYTCSCTCENGKQNGEREQRKRLFQFLMGLDDSYSNVRGQILLIQPLPTTAKAYGMIKHEEKQREGLLPKPNAPAVMSITSNTPRSYANNNHQKFTRPLVNTERRSTFKTGIKCSTCFREGHTSDECYKNIGYPIGHPLHGKFPQKSNNKGRAINSIFTDGVTSQAV